One window from the genome of Paramisgurnus dabryanus chromosome 24, PD_genome_1.1, whole genome shotgun sequence encodes:
- the LOC141281641 gene encoding uncharacterized protein encodes MFLMFVFLFFCFTSLVDGKAQINDEVKSVSVMEGDSVTLHIDIKLKTGDVIDWVFGLKGSLIAQINGANKTSIYDVFDVRFRDRLQVNNQTGDLTITNITTQHTGLYQLTITSGTVSSHRFNVTVYACLPVPVITRDSCSSSSCSLLCSVLNVRDVSLSWYKGNSLLSSISVSDLNIKLSLHLEVEYQDYNTYSCVLNNPITNQTQHLNITQLCQTCSDTTGELISIH; translated from the exons atgtttctcatgtttgtttttctctttttctgcTTCACTTCTCTGGTTG ATGGAAAAGCTCAAATAAATGATGAAGTGAAGTCAGTGTCAGTGATGGAGGGAGATTCTGTTACTCTACACattgatattaaattaaaaacaggTGATGTGATCGATTGGGTTTTTGGACTTAAAGGGTCTCTCATAGCTCAAATCAATGGAGCAAATAAGACATCAATATATGATGTTTTTGATGTGAGATTCAGAGACAGACTGCAGGTGAATAatcagactggagatctcacCATCACAAACATCACAACTCAACACACTGGACTTTATCAATTAACTATCACCAGCGGGACGGTGTCATCACACAGATTCAATGTTACTGTCTATG CTTGTCTGCCTGTTCCTGTCATCACTAGAGACTCTTGTTCAAGCTCAAGCTGTTCATTATTGTGTTCAGTGTTGAATGTAAGAGATGTGAGTCTGTCCTGGTACAAAGGAAACAGTTTATTGTCCAGCATCAGTGTGTCTGATCTCAACATCAAACTCTCTCTACATCTGGAGGTTGAATATCAGGATTACAACACATACAGCTGTGTACTCAACAATCCCATCACAAACCAAACTCAACATCTCAACATCACTCAACTCTGTCAGACGTGTTCAGACACAACAGGTGAACTTATTAGCATTCATTAA